The DNA window TCGTTCGAGGAATAACGACTTCGAAAAGGGCAAACAGACTGTTCAGTCCGTGCTGACTGATATTACTCCAGGCATTGAACTGGACAGGGAACCAAGGCCCCTTGTACAAAACAACCCAGTATACGATCGTGACGAGGAACGGGTACGTGGTGACAGTCGAGTAGAAAAGCGCATGGAGAGACTGCAGCGGTCGCGGAAAACTATCGAGCAGTGATCGACCTCGAATCGCATAGGTGACGGTATGTAGCGCCGCGATGGCAAAGTAAAAGGCGATTCCCCAATACGTCAGGATGGTGAAGTAACTAAACGACCTGCCGACATCCCTACAGCCGCCGAGATCGTCGTGCGTACATGTCCAGCCGATGATGAAGAATCGCGTGACGAAAGCGTAAACGCTGATGAGCGCGCGAGCGGCGAAGAGAAGCCAGGGATTCAACAGCCAACTCGTCTCGAAGCGATTCGATGGATCCCATAGATCGTTACCGAACCGAAAGGGGTTTTTCGGAGCCATGTTCTTTCTTATCGTCTTTGATCGAACAAGTGGAAATGAAGGGATCGAGTTGGACGGGATACAACGACGTAAAGAGAGGTAAGAACAGCAGGGTCCTGTATTATTGCGTTTGGGGGACCCTGTTGCTTTCTCCTCAGCTGTTGCGTTGGCGAAAAAGAGCTGGCGGCGCTTTATTAGTTTTCCCAACGACGTGGCTCAGATGATGGACGTTTAGCCTGATTGGGCAGTATCGCCATGGAAAGCTTCGACTTTGAAATAAATTAAGGGTAAGAATTTCTAAGATGGCACCAATTTCATAATGTTTGAGCTATATACTTCTTAATTAATCAATTGACTTCAAGACAATCTATTTCAATATTTACCCGCAGCTTGACTTGATGACAAGTACATGACTTACATGGCGCAGCTACAAGTCTGGTGGCTTGGCTCACGCGATACTTGAAGATAAAATAAGCAGAGTGACACTTATAACTCCAATGTCAGTTTTTACGAATTGGATATTCTCATCTTACTATGTACTTCTAGACCCTGAGCGGTGCCTGGTACTCCACTTCTAGATGGATACCTGGGCGATGTGACGAAAGGAAGAATATTTGTAATCTCAACGTGGGATTCTTTTGTGGTAGCTCTGATTGATAGCTTGGCCAAGATATCAAAATACGACAGTGCTTGAGCGGAAGTAGCCGTACCCGGGATCATGTCTTCTGACAACGGACAGTGCTTTTAGCGCCTACTATTGAACTCTATTGCACTGCCGAAGTGAAGGCAAGAGGTGGTGTGCTCCATAGCTGCCCAGTGGGCGGAAGTGTAATCTTGACACAGGCCCATGATGGTCAATCCCTGATCCTGAACACTTGAGTCAGTGAGTGACCTGTCCTGAGCTTTGAGGATATTAATGGATATTGCTGAAGAGGCTGAAAGGAATGTCGGTCAACGACATCcctttattagctttaaccAAGTGCAAGTTTGATATTGATGAGTGGGACGGATACTAACTAATTCCCGAAAGTCCACAGATGCTAACTTTAGATTGTACATAACTAGAATGGGCCACACATGTCTCTACTATGGACCTAGCCCAGCCGTGGTGTCTCAATTGTCTAAGACATGACTTTCAACATTCCTCTAGTTAGCTGCAACAAGCAGAGAAATCGACAACTGTGTTTCTCGCAGATGAGGCAGCAGTGTCCAATGATGGTGCAACACAGCGATCGGATCGCAAGTCGTGGTAAAAGTCTTGCCCCAACAGCGTAACACAGAACGTGGACTCCCCCTGAGCTAGAATCGGCTCCGTTATTTGCGGATGTATTGCAATACCACGCGAGGTTAACAAGCATGCAATTTCAAAGTCTGCTTCTGCGGAGGTCCGTCGGGCGCTTGTCACTGATAGACAGGAAGCTAGTTCTGATCGACTTGGCAGGATGGCGACATTATCGATAGGGCGAAGCGCGGCAAGCCACGaatatcgagaagaagaaatatgCAGAGCAATgggtcttgtcttgttgtcTTTGCGTTGTGCAGATGATTGGCCTGTCTTTGTTCAACTGTCAATTTTAGTGATGGACTTTTAAACCGTCGCATTGAAAGACGCGCCAAGAAGCCATAATCTTGGTCAAAAGAGGAGTAGGAAATTCCAGGTCTAGAACAATTGATCGACACTGAATTGAACCTCGTCAGTGTTGATCAAGGTTGCCCAACCTATAtgcatgtcttgtcttgttgatACAGATACAGCTGCTAAAGACGAATAGCCAGCAATGAGGTATTTTCCAAATACTTTACTATGTTGAGACTCAAAATGACCCTTGAATTCCTGTCTTTTCAGCGTGGCGATAAACATTCAGCACTATCGTTATTAGCCAGGTACAGAGTTACGATTCGTTAGCCGCCCATTGAAACCTAAATTAAAACAACAAATTGACGCGACAACTCTGTCCAACCAAGAAAGCGTCGGTGATTGGTCAATGGAGAAAGATTTACGATCGGAAAGCAATCAATTACTGTAGCATTGAGAGATGCCACTGGCAAGCAAATATTGCAGCGTCTagaaaaaaattaaattcgAGAATATGTACCAGGTTCAATCCACTCAAACTCAGCAAGGTCCAGCAGTTAACCCCTACTCTACTTGTAGTGGGTCGATGCAGGGGGCGGCGCGATGGTACCTGAACTTAGTGGTCGCGTTGCTCGCTACGCCAAGAGCCACCCCGTTGAATTAATGAATGGGCCGTTAGTGTCTTTGGGCAGTTTCTCAGGGGAGGGGCAAAGAGAGACACGCAGTTGCAGACGACAATGGAAAGAATGGCCCAAACAGGTCCTGCGACTGGGCAGGTGAGAAGGAGGTAGGAGGCGAAGCACTGGCTGGAGGCAACCACGACCAGTACAGCGCAtcagaaacagaaacaacTCAAGACCAGGTTTATTGATATCCTTACTCTTTATTCGCCTGACcaattctttattctttcacccttttctttttttcccagTCGTGACTTGCATTCCCTCCCCTACAACTGTCAACTCTTGCACCAGCATAATCCTCGCTACAGCGGATCCTTAATTACCTCTTTTAGTGGACTTAACCCCGGATTGTCAACCCGAGCCAACAGTAACAATTACGCTTGTCTTCTTGGGCTGCCTATTTGTGGTCTTTCCTGGTCAACATAGCTTGgatccagtccagtcccTGATCTGATCAGCTGATGATCTCTCCCCTTTGCAGACTTACCTACAGATAGTAGAGCTGCGACCTCTTCCAGCTCCCGCTCTCCCGCAGATCTCTAACTACTAAGCTTTGCGCTTCAACAacgatcaacatcaaccacaTCAACCACATCGAATACGATATCATTGTTACTCATTCTGATTCAACTTCAATTGTTTGTACCATTGTCTGTGTTATGAATAATTCTCCTGCTTGAATTTCGGTTTTGGCAGCGATCCCACGATGCGATAGATTCAGCCCCCTCCTTTGTCTCCAACTACTTCCACTCGTTCGCTCGATTCCTCACGCTGTACCACTTCGTCTCAAGCGCATATTCGCCGAGTTCTCGATTAAAGTTGTACCTCAAATTCCGGCGCTTTTCTATACGCCATTGAGCTTCCCAAAACCCCTTTAGGAGGCGTACCGTTTCGACTGCAACCACCCACGCTTGCCGCCTCCATGATGACCTCGGCCGTAAGGCCCTCGTCACAACTGTCTATTTCGGGCAGTGGCACCGCCACCATGGCCACCAGCAGACTTCAGCCGTTGACATATGACGGCGGCGATCTACGAATTGTTTTGGTACCAACCTCCGATGATGGCCGCGATGCCTCACCAAATGACAATCTAGACTACGAGGTCGACCGACGATTTTCCTCCGATAGTTACAGGTCTTACAGAGCACCAGACCAATCCATCCCCACACATCCCATTCCTTCCTTGCAAGATGCTTTCGCCGAATCTTTAGACGAGGTCACACGCGACGAGAATGGACCTGGGAAGCCAAAGCTCAGAGAGCTTGACGCACAAGGTCGTCGAGCGAAATTGCTGGAACAAGACCCCGAAGACGAACCATTCGACACATTATGGCGTTATCGACCGGGACAACAGCAACACGAAATGTACAAGCTCATCTCGCAAATTACTTTCGGAGTATatctcctcctcaacagcTTGGCCGCCGATAATTCCCAGGTCGTGACCATCCTTCAAGGCCACATCGATGAAGTGGACGAGTTTCTCGAAGTAATGCTGGAGGACTTTTCTCAAGCCCACAAGGACCTCACTGAGCGTAtttctcatcttcaactcCCCATGGCCAACAGACAAGCTTTCGAGAACATGCTTGAAGATCGAGCATTCCGAGCAAAGATTCTTGCTGGAAATGTTAAAATTGACCATATTCTCGCCCGAACAAACGCCGTCATGAAGCAGTGGGATGACGATATTGATGCGGGACTTCGTTCTAGTGAAGCTTTCATGGAGTGGCTTAACGAACACAAGGATACCAGGTGGTCCGAAGAAGATCCTGATCTCGAGAGCATTTATCGCGCGATGAAGGGCAACGCTGATGGATGGCTCAATACTTTTGATGACTTGAACAACCAAGCACAAGATTTGAACGGTTTGGTAATTAAACTCATGACGATCGTGGCTGAGATGGAGAAGACAGCTGGTGAGGTCAGCCGAAAGACCTGGGTAAGTCAAATCTCGCTTTGCAAAGTACTTAGTTAACGTGAGAAGGCAACAATTCCTCCTTTTACTATTCCGACGAATCTACCAAAAACTGAAGATCAACGCATTTCTTTGCTCCCAAACAAGGCAAACCATAGATCCATGATGAGCGTGGCCCCAAGCATCCGCAGCTTCGACTCTCGCGATGCCGATATCAATACCCTGAGCGATTTCCCTCTGCCGGGAGGTCCTCCATTATTACTACCCACCACCACATACCACCGTGCCAGTTTCAAACCTTCGCCGAATTTGAGTgcatcttcttcctctccgcGTCCGAATATCAGCTCCAACgtatcatcttcatcttctgggCCCAATCTTACTGCCACCACACCTTCTGGCGCGACTACTCCCAGGGCTTCCGTTGTAGATGACACAAAGCAAACAGACAAGGAACATGATGACAGTGATACGCACAGCGGATTTGATGATGGGCCATTGTATATCCTTCAACCCAAGGTTTACACCCCAAAAACTACCTCACCTGCAATAATGCGTCCTGACACGCCCCCTTCTGATGATGATACTAAACGACGAACGATCACACCTTCGATACATATTCCCCCACCTCAATCACATCACAAGGCTCAGGACGAACAACCAACGCAAAGGCGAACACTCACTCAGTCTGTCCAGGATGCTATGGGATTGCAAAAGCGGACTTCACTACGACAACGCGTCTCACTGAAGAGGACCCCTCCCGAATCTATTCAGATCCCCCCGCGAAACTTCGCAGAGGCGCAACCCGCCCGGCAGTCCACTGCTAACACAACGCATCTCGCCATAAGACCACAGACAACAGAACATGCAAATATCTCTGGCCTTGAAGTTCAACAGCCTCACAGGTTACCACGTGCTACCTCTTATGCAGACTTTTCAGCTCCAAAGCTTCCTCCTATCATGCCTTCGCCTCACTCCGAGTACCAGCAGACCTATCATCCCGTTCGCGCATCGCCTCACTCGCCACTGCAGCAAAGACCTCACACTGCTGGCCCAGCTGACCAATATCACCCGTCGGGTTTCTTCCAAGGCCACCAGCGTAATCAACCCTCTCGAATGGGAGGCATGAGTACCCTCAGCAGCGTCACTTCGGCCACCAACGACGACGCTGCCACTGTGACTTCCCGGGCTACAACTCAGGCTGGAGGCAAGCGActtaaaaagaagaagagtgcATTTGGATGGCTTAAGAAGGCATTCAGCCTCGACGAAGATGAAAAGGCAGAGTACGAGGCACGAAAGGCTATGCAGTACCAGAATCAGTACTACGATGGTCAGAGTCCCAAGTTCTTGGATGGAAAGAGGATTCGATAAAGCTCGATGAGCATTTTTGGATAAGCGGACTCCCACGCCATTGGATAGTTGATCAATTGTGTTCGAATCATACGGAACTATCCTTGCGAATTGATACCCGACGATTACACTCGTCTGAATTTATAACACAACTAAACGGCCACCTAATTCACTACCACCTCTTTTTTATGGCATCACCACTCCACATACTATACACTGTATGGACATGTTACTGCATTCCTGCGaatattttctttgttttaGCATGCCAGAATCAATGGCCAGCGATGAAGGCGTTTCTGGTTTGGGCTTTCCTGGGTGGTCAGATGCTTAATACGGTTTGCATCTTGAGTTTTTGCTTGGACGATTAGTGGAGGATGATTTGACGGATGTAAAGAATTGGATGTTGCTGCAAATATCTAGGAAACAGCTAAAACATACGATGCTATGAAGGCATCTAGTATATCCACAAATTTACGTATCAATGATCTCACATTGTATTGTAATCAATGCCTGAAAGCGAGCTGTTCATTGTTGGTAGTATTCTGCCATGATGACAGTCTCGCTCGATAACGAAAGTGACAAATTTCCTGTATTGTGCTTAACTCGAGCTTATTATCTAGAACTTGTCCAAGTCTCTGCCAGTTGTCTCTATCAAGTTACAGTCATTACTTGGCATGCTTCTGTTTTGCATTTCTCAAAACGGAGGGCACATCGTTCAGTCATACGGACCGAAAAACTAAACAGAATTTTTCGCCTCGTGTGATTGAACGATGATTCCTGCATCTTGGAGAAATGCAAACAGAAGCATCAGCCATAAGATTTAACAAAATAGAGTGGGAAGACACGACGGGCGAGAAGACAATTGTGGAATGACGGTAGAgaagcctcagggtatcagaaaaattggccgctggaggCAtcagacgaaattagtatgtcactttatgctctttagactatggctcttagatttataacctaagacttactTATGAGGTTATTTTTTCCACCACCCCTTAGAGAAGGAACTGGTATAGAGATGTGAACCGAGCCtgattataataaatttactTCCCTTAACACTATTCTCCAAACCCATAGCTCTTGACACGGCTAAAGAAGTAGGGCTTGTCGTTCTTCAAGCGAAACTCGGCCCAGTCATCTGTAAGCTTATTGTAGCTGTAGAAACCACGCCACATGAGTTTGTTATTACGGGCACCTTTGCCGGCGCTTCGAAGCGAGAGGTCCATTCGGTACATGTATTTGGACCCAACGCCCTCGGTCTCGATAAAGACGTCACCTTCTGGATCACGATCTCGATCATGTGAGCCTGCAGCTGTCGACACTGGAAGATCTATAGTTGCTGGATCATCCTTGTCGGCAGCGGATGATAGACGCCATCGGCCGCGGAGAGCGAGGGCCATCACAGCCGATGGTAGATGAGGTTGCGCAGCGCCACGATGCACGTTGAGTTCGTCGCGTGTGAGATGATGCACCACGTCCGCAGGTTCGTTGGTGGTGAGAAGACTGATAAGAGTACCATCTCGGAAGAAGCGGAGATAACGGTAGTAAGTCACGATATGAATCGGACTGCCCCATGTAGGCTGATTCGTTGAGGCTTGTCCGGTGCGAACATAGTTGACAGTGGAGATGTAGCAACCATTGAAGCGGATTCGTGGTCGTGATCGGAAGAGTGTCTTCCAAGTAGGGTACACAGATGGCGTTAAAGACTCGGTGAAAGCGATATTGGCATCTTTTCTGCGCTGCGCAAGCTCAGAGGGGCTTACGACAAAGCCATCTTGGATCTCTGGGCCTTCTTGCTCGTCTTCTGGTAATTCATCCCACTCAACTCCCTTCTCGAAGCGGTACAGTTGAGAGGCGAAGCCAACTTCTGAACCAAGAGCCACACGGCGCCAGATACGCTGTTCTGAAGCAACCAGGTAGGCTAGGCGCCTACACACGCGGGATAGCCGAGCAAAATCTCCAACATCTGCGATAGCGATGTCACGGAGGATGTGAATAAGAATTTCATCAGGTAGATCGGCCAGAGGGCAGGGCGGCTCTGGCATACCCTCAACCGGAGGCGGAGCTGGCTCAATCTTCAAACCGGCGAAACTGGCAATGAGTTCACCTATTGGTAGAGGCTTTGACTCTACAGGTTCCTCTGGTTTGGGGGGTTGTGGTGCCTCTGGCGTACTTGTTGGGGAAGATGCTGGGGCAGATGCTTTGGTAGCTGTGGGCGAAACAGGTCGTGGAGCTGACTTTTGAGGGAAGTGCTTCTCACGATATCTCCGATCAACACCATTATCGAGCTATGAACCAGGTCAGTAATGTTAAGAGCAAGCTGATGAGATAATACATACGCGGTAGGCCTTGCGGTAAAGTTTGAGACTATCGCCCATATTACCCTGTCCTTCTTTATGCATCGCCTCCTCAAAATGATCAAGGGCAGAAACAAGCTTCTTTCCCTTGCGATCATGATGGGCTTCCTGAGTTGGATGTGTCAAAGCAGGTTCCTCCCGATCAAAAGAAGGGCTCTGgacatcatcctcttcatcttcaccgTCATCCGCTGGTACAGGACCAGGCCTGTGAGGCAGCGATGAGATGGGACCATGATGAGGTCGTCTTGATGAGGACGACCCTCCCGCTGCGGATGTCTCAGCGGGTGGCTCTGGATGTTCGTTTCTGGTCTTGAGATCTGAGAGCCATTTCTGTCGAAAAGACTCGAGTTCCGAGTTTAACAAGTTTTcgtttgttgatgatgacatggtTTGAGTCCGATAGCACCGTTTAACGGATATTTATGTATAGTAGATGGATGGATAGTAGCGGTGGAATCTCTCTCTTCTTACTGAGGATTCATTATCACGTTTTATAGAAAGGTACTCAATTCGGCGATTGAGTCAAACTGAGAAAGAGGGAAAAGGAGGTGATTAGGTACTTGATGCAGGAAAGTACGGTAAAGAGTTgtgatggatgatgatgatgcaaaGAGCACGAATAGAAAGCTGTGGTTCGCCGACAGAGTCATACGTGTTTGGAGGTGTCAGTTACGGTGGATGAATATGGTTTAGTGTGCTAAAATACGGTGGAAACGCCCACTATTACAAATCCTCATGATAAGCAACTCATAACGGTTTTGAGTGAGTTATCTTGACAAGATATTCATAATTTTGTCTCTGCAGTGCACTTGTTTCTGTATCTCATAGAAGTATTTGCAGTTTTCCGCTGTGATTGATTTGGTTTGCATATTCAACTGGTGTCTATTTGGCTGATGCTCCAATAGATATGATGGTGTCTCCTCATGATAGCGAAAGCCAACCTGACGAACAGATAAAGTTAGGTGTGAACATTACGTATTTATAGTTGGAAAAAGGAAGGCGGTTGAAGAATCCAACGTTATCCTTCAAGCTAGATTGACTGACACTCATGGCATATTAGAATCCCGGATTTTAATGTACATCATGCCAACATATACCCTGCAGCATTAACAAGCTCGAGTAACTTCAAGTAGTTACAACCTCAGCAGACCCGATAGATGCAGATAACCTTTTCGCGGAGGCTCGGACCTTGTTTAATCGTTCTATTTTGCCTATCAACTTGAGGAGAAGCGAGATGCGGGATGATCGCTTTGTCATCTCAAGTCTTCAGCGTCATCGAGCGTCATGTTAACGCTGGTATAAGAGGAGAACTGGAATGGATTTGTAGACAGTACTGATTCAATCTATTCACAGACAACAACAACGCAACATCTCTCGAGCTGATTAACAGAGATCAAACGCTATGGATCGTGCCTTTTATACTGCCACTCTTGACAATGTCAGTATCGCTTACACTGATACCCGCTCTGAAGGTAATGAGAAGGGTGTTATAGTCCTGATACATGGCTTCCCCCAAACTTCGTATCAATTCCGTAAAGTGATCGGTCCTATCTCCTCAGCAGGGTAAGTCAACGGGACGGACATTTGTGCTCAAATGAAATACTTATACTCTATAGGTACCGTGTTATTACACCAGATTACCGTGGAGCCGGTTACTCGCACAGGACACAGACAGGTTTCACCAAGACTGAAATGGCATCTGATATCCTGGGGCTTCTTGATCGCCTCTCTATCAAAGACCCAGTCCATATTGTCGGCCATGATATCGGCGGTATGATAGCCTATGCTTTTGCTTCACGATACGCCGACCGTACAGCCTCTGTAATATGGGGAGAATGCCCCTTGCCCGGTACTCAAGCCCACGAAGACACATGGAAGGTCCACGGAGTTCTTCACTTTCACTTCTGGTTCCATCAAGTTCTCGACCTCCCTGAAGCTCTCGTTTCAGGCAGGGAGGAGATCTATCTTGGTCACTTCTATGATAAGCTGTCATACAACTCGTCGGCGATCAGCCAACAAGACTTGGACTACTATGTCAAAATGTTTAGTCGTCCAGGAGCTTTGCGCTGTGGATTCAACATGTACAGAGCATTTGGGAAAGACTCGGAAGAGAACCGAGAGTGGGTTGCCAAACATGGGAAGTGTAGAGTACGAGCATTAGGTCTCAACGGTGGAGAGTGTCAGTTTAGTCAAGTAGCAGAGCAGATGATGGAGGAAGTTCACGAAAAGGGAACGTTTAGTGTTGCATCGGTTCCAAAGAGTGGACATTGGATCGCAGAAGAGAACCCTGTCGAGTTTGTACGAGCCGTTGTTGAATTCGTTGGAAAGGAGTGATAACTCAAAGGTAGACAGACAGACTACAGGGTAAAGATTATCTTATCAAAACCATCATCCACTAAAAAAGAGGCTTGGGCCACAACCCTTTTGTCCTGGGGGTTTCACTTTCCTATCGCAACCAATCAAAACACGCCGTGACATCATGTTAACGGAAATCTGCGGCTCTCACAAGCACAGGTGACAGCTAAAATGTCCGCATATTTCCGGTACGTATCTTTTCATTCTGTGCCTGTGAAGGGCCCAATTCACCGAGCTTCCGACGCCGGGGAGGCGACAATCGtcacttttttttaatttgtTTATTTGCTTGGTAAGAGAGAGGATTGCGATAAGAAACACAGAGAACTCAGTATAtagataaaaagaaaattaacaGGATAGAATTAATATTCACCTTATGAATTTTACTACTGACACTACTAAAGCGCAATTAGAGAGGACCCAGCAAGATATTCTTCTCAAGACGATACTAGCCGACAGACCGATCTCGACTCCTCCTCCGGCCGGCCTCGGGGATTTCAACCCGGAGCCTGAGTGTCTTTTTTTACGTTTTTAATTCCCCAACATTCTACAGAATACTCCATCAATTTTTAATTGTTCGGATTTTTACTTCCGATCAATTCTCCAACAAACGAATCGACAAGCAGTAATCTAtcagaaaaagaaaggagcATTTGTTCCCCTCAATCTATTCGATCGCCACTACCACTACCGCGAAGCTATCCTTCGAAAACCGCTACCGTCGTCGAgtcatcgtcatcgacaCTTCACATCGACCTAAATCCTACTTACCTACTGTTCCTTCTCTTTACACATCATTCTTATCTTCTATCGTCTATCGATATTGAATTCAACTCTTGCATCAATTGCCCGACCATGAACTGAAGAGACTGCATCTATAATCGCATCCCACCAAAAATGGCCACTATCGGTACAAATCGCTCTGGTGGCTAtgaccatcaccaccaccaccaaaatCCCCTCCAAAACGACGACGAGTTTTCATTACGCCATATGATGGATTCTGAACCAAACGGTCCTGACAGTTCGAGGGATGTTCTGAGTGGTAGCAGCTCAATACCAGCTGCAGGAGATGGAAAGGGCAGCAGCGTCGCCGATATCACTGCGACACAAAAAATGGTGTCGGCCATGTCGGGCAGTCTATTAACGTCATTACTTGGTATGTCTTGTATCCTTA is part of the Fusarium poae strain DAOMC 252244 chromosome 4, whole genome shotgun sequence genome and encodes:
- a CDS encoding hypothetical protein (TransMembrane:6 (i29-49o69-93i114-135o147-166i178-198o218-242i)) — translated: MAPKNPFRFGNDLWDPSNRFETSWLLNPWLLFAARALISVYAFVTRFFIIGWTCTHDDLGGCRDVGRSFSYFTILTYWGIAFYFAIAALHTVTYAIRGRSLLDSFPRPLQSLHALFYSTVTTYPFLVTIVYWVVLYKGPWFPVQFNAWSNISQHGLNSLFALFEVVIPRTNPPQWVHIAWLIFILALYLALAYLTHATQGFYVYNFLDYQDVGGRGIVAGYILGIAVGIVIIFCIVWCIIWVRRWLTETKLGMDGKFASQPADSNDVELAGSKRSIGNQPETQDRVY
- a CDS encoding hypothetical protein (BUSCO:14334at5125), with the translated sequence MMTSAVRPSSQLSISGSGTATMATSRLQPLTYDGGDLRIVLVPTSDDGRDASPNDNLDYEVDRRFSSDSYRSYRAPDQSIPTHPIPSLQDAFAESLDEVTRDENGPGKPKLRELDAQGRRAKLLEQDPEDEPFDTLWRYRPGQQQHEMYKLISQITFGVYLLLNSLAADNSQVVTILQGHIDEVDEFLEVMLEDFSQAHKDLTERISHLQLPMANRQAFENMLEDRAFRAKILAGNVKIDHILARTNAVMKQWDDDIDAGLRSSEAFMEWLNEHKDTRWSEEDPDLESIYRAMKGNADGWLNTFDDLNNQAQDLNGLVIKLMTIVAEMEKTAGEVSRKTWATIPPFTIPTNLPKTEDQRISLLPNKANHRSMMSVAPSIRSFDSRDADINTLSDFPLPGGPPLLLPTTTYHRASFKPSPNLSASSSSPRPNISSNVSSSSSGPNLTATTPSGATTPRASVVDDTKQTDKEHDDSDTHSGFDDGPLYILQPKVYTPKTTSPAIMRPDTPPSDDDTKRRTITPSIHIPPPQSHHKAQDEQPTQRRTLTQSVQDAMGLQKRTSLRQRVSLKRTPPESIQIPPRNFAEAQPARQSTANTTHLAIRPQTTEHANISGLEVQQPHRLPRATSYADFSAPKLPPIMPSPHSEYQQTYHPVRASPHSPLQQRPHTAGPADQYHPSGFFQGHQRNQPSRMGGMSTLSSVTSATNDDAATVTSRATTQAGGKRLKKKKSAFGWLKKAFSLDEDEKAEYEARKAMQYQNQYYDGQSPKFLDGKRIR
- a CDS encoding hypothetical protein (BUSCO:29646at5125) — its product is MSSSTNENLLNSELESFRQKWLSDLKTRNEHPEPPAETSAAGGSSSSRRPHHGPISSLPHRPGPVPADDGEDEEDDVQSPSFDREEPALTHPTQEAHHDRKGKKLVSALDHFEEAMHKEGQGNMGDSLKLYRKAYRLDNGVDRRYREKHFPQKSAPRPVSPTATKASAPASSPTSTPEAPQPPKPEEPVESKPLPIGELIASFAGLKIEPAPPPVEGMPEPPCPLADLPDEILIHILRDIAIADVGDFARLSRVCRRLAYLVASEQRIWRRVALGSEVGFASQLYRFEKGVEWDELPEDEQEGPEIQDGFVVSPSELAQRRKDANIAFTESLTPSVYPTWKTLFRSRPRIRFNGCYISTVNYVRTGQASTNQPTWGSPIHIVTYYRYLRFFRDGTLISLLTTNEPADVVHHLTRDELNVHRGAAQPHLPSAVMALALRGRWRLSSAADKDDPATIDLPVSTAAGSHDRDRDPEGDVFIETEGVGSKYMYRMDLSLRSAGKGARNNKLMWRGFYSYNKLTDDWAEFRLKNDKPYFFSRVKSYGFGE
- a CDS encoding hypothetical protein (MEROPS:MER0017193) is translated as MDRAFYTATLDNVSIAYTDTRSEGNEKGVIVLIHGFPQTSYQFRKVIGPISSAGYRVITPDYRGAGYSHRTQTGFTKTEMASDILGLLDRLSIKDPVHIVGHDIGGMIAYAFASRYADRTASVIWGECPLPGTQAHEDTWKVHGVLHFHFWFHQVLDLPEALVSGREEIYLGHFYDKLSYNSSAISQQDLDYYVKMFSRPGALRCGFNMYRAFGKDSEENREWVAKHGKCRVRALGLNGGECQFSQVAEQMMEEVHEKGTFSVASVPKSGHWIAEENPVEFVRAVVEFVGKE